A window of Salvelinus alpinus chromosome 31, SLU_Salpinus.1, whole genome shotgun sequence contains these coding sequences:
- the LOC139561412 gene encoding somatostatin receptor type 1-like codes for MENMATNRTGDYPEYPTGLPYNSSLDYEDYDQELDASKIIIPSIYALVCCVGLTGNAMVIYVILKYAKMKTATNIYILNLAIADELFMLSVPFLATSAAVRHWPFGSLMCRLVLSVDGINMFTSIFCLTVLSVDRYVAVVHPIKAARYRRPTVAKVVNVCVWGLSLLVILPIIIFADTVPAQDGGVDCNFLWPEAAWSVAFVVYTFLLGFLLPVGAICLCYCLMVARMRAVGLKAGWLQRRRSEKKITRMVLCIVAVFVLCWMPFYIVQLVSVFHRPPDAMVTQLFVILSYANSGANPILYGFVSDNFRRSFQRIVCFRWLESGLDGEQVDYRAVALKRQATNGQKDFPKECLASDMVFRNGTCTSRTTTL; via the coding sequence ATGGAAAACATGGCCACCAACCGGACCGGTGACTACCCAGAATACCCCACCGGCCTACCCTACAACTCCAGTCTAGACTATGAGGACTACGACCAGGAACTTGATGCCAGTAAGATCATCATCCCCTCCATCTACGCACTGGTCTGCTGTGTGGGTCTTACAGGCAATGCCATGGTCATCTATGTCATCCTCAAATACGCCAAGATGAAAACCGCCACCAATATTTACATATTAAATCTGGCAATTGCAGATGAACTGTTTATGTTGAGTGTTCCGTTCTTGGCGACATCAGCGGCTGTACGTCATTGGCCGTTTGGCTCGCTCATGTGCCGTCTGGTGTTGAGCGTGGACGGCATCAACATGTTTACATCTATCTTCTGTCTGACGGTGTTGAGCGTGGATCGATATGTGGCCGTGGTTCACCCTATCAAGGCTGCCCGCTATCGCCGTCCCACCGTGGCAAAGGTGGTCAACGTCTGCGTGTGGGGCCTCTCGCTCCTCGTCATCCTCCCCATCATCATCTTTGCTGACACTGTCCCGGCGCAGGACGGCGGCGTGGACTGCAACTTCCTGTGGCCTGAGGCTGCATGGTCAGTGGCGTTCGTGGTGTACACCTTCCTGCTCGGCTTCCTGCTTCCTGTAGGTGCTATCTGCCTCTGCTACTGCCTGATGGTGGCGCGCATGCGTGCAGTCGGGCTCAAAGCCGGTTGGCTGCAGCGAAGGCGCTCAGAGAAAAAGATCACGCGGATGGTGTTGTGCATTGTGGCGGTCTTCGTGCTCTGCTGGATGCCCTTCTACATCGTCCAGCTGGTCAGCGTGTTCCACCGCCCCCCGGACGCCATGGTCACCCAGCTCTTTGTCATCCTGAGTTACGCCAACAGCGGCGCCAACCCCATCCTCTACGGCTTCGTGTCCGATAATTTCCGGCGGTCGTTCCAGAGGATTGTGTGTTTCCGTTGGTTGGAGTCTGGGCTGGACGGAGAACAGGTGGACTACCGTGCCGTAGCTCTGAAGAGACAGGCCACCAATGGACAAAAAGACTTCCCTAAGGAATGTCTGGCATCTGATATGGTGTTCCGGAATGGGACATGCACGTCACGCACTACTACACTGTGA